The following are encoded together in the Pectobacterium wasabiae CFBP 3304 genome:
- a CDS encoding H-NS family histone-like protein codes for MSEALKVLNNIRTLRAQAREIDLATLEEMLEKLTVIVQDRREEEASTQQQNAERQAKIDALRAQLLEDGIDPSELLGTPSANKSTKAKREPRPAKYKYVDENGNEKLWTGQGRTPKAIAAALESGKKLEDFEI; via the coding sequence ATGAGTGAAGCTTTAAAAGTATTAAACAATATTCGTACTCTACGTGCTCAAGCGCGTGAAATCGATCTGGCAACATTGGAAGAAATGCTAGAAAAACTTACGGTCATCGTTCAAGATCGCCGCGAAGAAGAAGCCAGTACACAGCAACAAAATGCTGAACGTCAGGCTAAAATTGATGCGCTTCGTGCTCAACTTCTTGAGGATGGTATCGATCCGTCTGAACTTCTCGGTACCCCTTCGGCTAACAAATCAACAAAAGCCAAACGTGAACCTCGTCCTGCCAAATACAAATATGTTGATGAAAATGGCAATGAAAAGTTATGGACTGGTCAGGGCCGTACTCCTAAAGCGATTGCTGCGGCGCTTGAGAGCGGTAAAAAACTGGAAGATTTTGAGATCTGA
- a CDS encoding LVIVD repeat-containing protein, with the protein MASTPLPTPDYSHNMRLIGHSDQGGRPDGVQVMVHRGYAYIGHMVSQGVSIVDVRDAKNPKPAGFIAAPPGTWNIHLQTHDDLLLVVNARDLFADASFAEEKVYYTRSVADTVSTKQQGKSWSAGLRIFDISTPDKPREISFLPLDGIGIHRIWYVGGRWAYVSALLDGYSDYIFLTIDLADPQRPEVAGRYWLPGMHTAGGETASWPEGKRYALHHAIISGDTAYGSWRDGGLTLLDVSDRTNPQLISHRNWSPPFGGGTHTALPLPDRDLLIVLDEAVLDNQEDGEKLIWVFDIREPSNPVSIATCPQPKETDYVKKGAHFGPHNLHENRPGSFISSSLIFATYQNAGVRAYDISNPYQPKETGALVPAAPATMVDKRPGRPQIIQSCDVFVDADGIIYSTDYNAGLSIIEYRG; encoded by the coding sequence ATGGCCTCGACACCTCTGCCCACACCCGATTACAGCCACAATATGCGGCTGATTGGACACAGCGATCAAGGCGGCAGACCCGATGGCGTGCAGGTAATGGTCCATCGCGGCTACGCTTACATCGGGCATATGGTTTCACAAGGCGTGTCGATTGTGGATGTGCGCGATGCCAAGAATCCGAAGCCAGCGGGGTTTATTGCCGCCCCGCCCGGCACCTGGAATATCCATCTGCAAACCCACGATGACCTGCTACTCGTCGTCAATGCACGCGACTTATTTGCCGACGCCAGCTTTGCTGAGGAAAAGGTCTATTACACCCGCTCCGTCGCCGACACGGTCAGTACCAAACAACAAGGCAAAAGCTGGAGCGCCGGATTACGGATTTTCGATATCTCGACGCCGGATAAACCACGCGAAATCAGCTTCCTGCCACTAGACGGCATCGGCATTCACCGTATCTGGTACGTAGGCGGGCGATGGGCCTATGTCTCCGCGTTGCTTGATGGCTACAGCGACTATATCTTTCTGACTATCGACCTAGCCGATCCGCAGCGCCCGGAAGTCGCTGGCCGTTACTGGTTACCCGGAATGCACACCGCTGGTGGGGAGACCGCAAGCTGGCCAGAGGGCAAACGTTATGCTCTGCACCATGCCATCATCAGCGGCGACACCGCCTACGGAAGCTGGCGAGATGGAGGGTTGACGCTGCTGGACGTGAGCGATCGCACCAACCCACAACTCATCAGCCACCGCAACTGGAGTCCACCGTTTGGCGGTGGCACACACACGGCGCTGCCGCTGCCGGATCGCGATCTGCTGATCGTGTTGGATGAAGCAGTATTGGATAATCAGGAAGATGGCGAGAAGTTGATTTGGGTGTTCGATATTCGTGAACCGAGCAATCCAGTGAGCATCGCCACCTGTCCACAGCCAAAAGAGACGGATTACGTGAAGAAAGGCGCACACTTTGGCCCACATAATCTGCATGAAAACCGGCCTGGCAGTTTCATCAGCTCATCACTAATCTTCGCCACTTATCAAAATGCCGGAGTGCGGGCTTACGACATCAGTAACCCGTATCAGCCGAAAGAAACGGGCGCATTAGTGCCTGCGGCACCAGCCACAATGGTCGATAAACGCCCCGGTAGACCGCAGATTATTCAGTCCTGCGATGTGTTTGTTGATGCCGATGGCATCATCTACAGCACGGATTACAACGCAGGTTTGTCGATTATCGAATATCGGGGCTAA
- the fdxH gene encoding formate dehydrogenase subunit beta — MSMQSQDIIKRSATNGFTPPPHVRNDKSEVAKLIDVTTCIGCKGCQVACSEWNDIRDEVGHNLGVYDNPADLSAKSWTLMRFSEVEENDRLEWLIRKDGCMHCSDPGCLKACPSAGAVIQYANGIVDFQSENCIGCGYCIAGCPFNIPRLNKEDNRVYKCTLCVDRVSVGQEPACVKTCPTGAIRFGTKEEMKHLAEERIADLKSRGYEHAGLYDPQGVGGTHVMYVLHHADRPSLYHNLPDDPQISTPVNLWKGILKPLSALGFVATFAGLMFHYIGVGPNTEEMEHENEGEDKEGGDKHE; from the coding sequence ATGTCAATGCAATCACAAGATATTATCAAACGTTCGGCCACCAACGGCTTTACACCGCCTCCGCATGTGCGTAATGACAAAAGCGAAGTGGCAAAACTGATCGATGTTACCACCTGTATCGGCTGTAAAGGCTGTCAGGTGGCCTGTTCAGAGTGGAACGACATTCGTGATGAAGTCGGCCATAACCTCGGGGTTTATGATAACCCCGCGGATCTGAGCGCAAAATCCTGGACGCTGATGCGCTTTTCCGAAGTGGAAGAGAACGATCGTCTGGAATGGCTGATCCGTAAAGATGGCTGTATGCACTGTAGCGATCCTGGCTGTTTGAAAGCCTGTCCTTCCGCGGGAGCAGTCATCCAGTACGCCAATGGTATCGTCGATTTTCAGTCTGAAAATTGTATCGGCTGCGGCTATTGCATCGCCGGTTGCCCGTTCAATATTCCTCGTCTGAATAAAGAAGATAACCGCGTCTATAAATGTACGCTGTGCGTCGACAGGGTCAGCGTTGGGCAAGAACCAGCCTGTGTGAAAACCTGTCCAACAGGCGCTATTCGTTTCGGTACGAAAGAAGAAATGAAGCATCTGGCGGAAGAACGCATTGCCGACCTGAAAAGCCGTGGTTACGAGCACGCGGGTCTTTACGATCCGCAGGGCGTAGGCGGTACGCATGTGATGTATGTTCTGCACCACGCAGACAGACCATCGCTCTATCACAACCTGCCGGATGACCCGCAAATTTCTACGCCAGTCAATCTGTGGAAAGGCATTCTGAAACCGCTCTCTGCGTTAGGGTTTGTCGCCACGTTCGCCGGGTTAATGTTCCACTACATTGGTGTGGGTCCAAACACCGAGGAAATGGAGCATGAAAACGAGGGAGAAGACAAAGAAGGGGGAGACAAACATGAGTAA
- the fdnI gene encoding formate dehydrogenase-N subunit gamma, protein MSKPKMILRTKFIDRICHWIVVISFFLVALSGIALFFPTLQWLTQTFGTPQMGRILHPFFGVLIVICLIPMFFRFVSHNIPKKRDLPWFLNIIEVLKGNEHEVAQVGKYNPGQKMMFWSIMGLTLVLLITGVIMWRPYFAHLFPIDIVRYAILIHAAAAIVLIHAILIHMYMAFWVKGSIKGMIEGKVSKRWASKHHPRWAREMEEKETKK, encoded by the coding sequence ATGAGTAAACCAAAAATGATTTTGCGTACCAAGTTTATCGATCGCATCTGTCACTGGATTGTGGTGATTAGCTTTTTCCTGGTCGCACTCTCAGGGATTGCCTTGTTCTTCCCGACCCTGCAATGGCTGACGCAGACATTTGGTACGCCGCAGATGGGACGTATTCTGCACCCGTTTTTTGGCGTGCTGATCGTCATCTGCCTGATTCCGATGTTCTTCCGCTTTGTTAGTCATAACATTCCGAAGAAGCGCGATCTGCCGTGGTTTCTCAACATTATTGAAGTGTTGAAAGGCAATGAACACGAAGTGGCTCAGGTGGGTAAATACAACCCAGGCCAGAAAATGATGTTCTGGAGCATCATGGGGCTGACGCTGGTTCTGCTGATCACCGGGGTTATCATGTGGCGTCCTTATTTTGCTCACCTGTTCCCGATTGATATCGTGCGCTACGCCATTCTGATTCACGCGGCCGCAGCTATCGTGCTAATCCATGCCATCTTGATCCATATGTATATGGCATTCTGGGTTAAAGGTTCGATTAAAGGCATGATTGAAGGCAAAGTATCCAAACGTTGGGCGAGTAAGCACCACCCGCGCTGGGCGCGTGAAATGGAAGAGAAAGAAACGAAGAAATAA
- the pgl gene encoding 6-phosphogluconolactonase — protein MQQVVYVASPESQQIHVWQLGVQGNLTLLQTVEVPGQVQPMVIAPNKRHLYVGVRPDFRVLSYRIDAQGKLTEAGVASLPGSPTHLSTDNDGRFLFSASYSGACVSVSPIDADGIVGEPIQQLDGLEGCHSTNIDPTNSVVWAPCLKEDRIRLYDLAAAGELSVHRQAEMTTVTGAGPRHMAFHPNQRFAYCVNELDSSVDVYQLDAASSDVQKVQTLDAMPAGFSDTRWAADIHITPNGRFLYISDRTASLLSVFHVSEDGSSLTLTGHQPTETQPRGFNIDHTGEFLISAGQKSQHIEVYHIDQHTGDLQPLARYAVGQGPMWVSVLALD, from the coding sequence ATGCAGCAAGTTGTTTATGTCGCCAGCCCGGAAAGCCAGCAAATCCATGTTTGGCAGCTCGGTGTCCAAGGAAATCTGACATTATTGCAAACCGTTGAAGTGCCGGGACAGGTTCAGCCGATGGTGATTGCGCCGAATAAGCGCCATCTGTATGTCGGGGTTCGTCCTGATTTCAGGGTTCTGAGCTATCGTATTGATGCGCAGGGTAAATTGACGGAGGCGGGTGTCGCCTCTTTGCCGGGTAGCCCGACGCACTTGTCGACCGATAACGACGGACGTTTCCTGTTCAGCGCGTCTTACAGCGGCGCTTGCGTTAGCGTTAGCCCGATTGATGCTGACGGCATTGTCGGCGAGCCGATTCAGCAACTGGATGGATTGGAAGGGTGTCACTCTACCAATATCGATCCAACCAATTCCGTGGTGTGGGCTCCGTGTTTGAAAGAAGACCGTATTCGTTTGTACGATCTGGCGGCGGCAGGTGAACTGAGCGTACATCGTCAAGCAGAAATGACAACGGTAACGGGGGCGGGTCCGCGCCATATGGCTTTCCACCCGAATCAGCGCTTTGCTTATTGCGTGAATGAACTGGACAGCTCGGTAGATGTGTATCAGTTGGATGCAGCCAGCAGCGACGTGCAGAAAGTGCAAACGCTGGACGCCATGCCTGCTGGTTTCAGCGATACGCGCTGGGCGGCAGATATTCACATCACGCCGAATGGCCGCTTCCTGTACATCAGCGATCGTACTGCCAGCCTACTGAGCGTTTTCCACGTGTCTGAAGATGGTAGTTCGTTAACACTGACCGGCCATCAGCCGACCGAAACGCAACCGCGTGGTTTTAATATCGATCATACCGGTGAGTTCCTGATTTCAGCAGGGCAGAAATCTCAGCACATCGAGGTGTATCACATCGATCAGCACACGGGCGATCTGCAACCGCTGGCACGTTACGCCGTCGGCCAAGGGCCAATGTGGGTGTCGGTGCTGGCGCTGGATTGA
- a CDS encoding pyridoxal phosphatase, with protein MTYRVIALDLDGTLLNQQKKILPESLSALALARQQGIKVMIVTGRHHSAIHPFYQGLQLDTPAICCNGTYVYDYQQGRASHTNPLSVEQAKNVIALLEEFDIHGLMYADDDMYYQYSTGHVVRTLAWAANLPEQQRPRFAQVENLLRQTEDSHAIWKFATTHTDIPTLNHFAAEVEKQLGLACEWSWQDQVDIAQTGNSKGKLLQQWLGEQGISMKDVVAFGDNFNDISMLEGVGLGVAMGNSADEIKARADLVIGSNEEPSIAEVIRTRILA; from the coding sequence ATGACCTACCGAGTAATTGCGCTTGATCTTGATGGTACTCTGCTGAATCAACAGAAAAAAATCCTCCCCGAATCCCTTAGCGCACTCGCGCTAGCCCGTCAGCAAGGCATTAAAGTGATGATCGTCACGGGACGACACCACTCAGCGATCCACCCTTTTTATCAGGGATTACAGTTGGATACGCCTGCGATCTGCTGCAACGGCACCTATGTCTATGATTACCAGCAGGGCCGAGCATCACATACCAATCCACTCTCTGTCGAACAGGCAAAAAATGTCATCGCACTGCTAGAGGAATTTGATATTCATGGCCTGATGTATGCTGATGACGATATGTATTATCAGTACTCTACGGGACATGTGGTTCGCACGCTGGCATGGGCTGCTAACCTGCCGGAACAGCAGCGCCCTCGTTTTGCACAGGTGGAAAATCTGCTGCGCCAGACGGAAGACTCCCACGCCATCTGGAAATTTGCGACCACGCATACCGATATCCCCACGCTGAACCATTTCGCCGCAGAAGTGGAAAAGCAGCTTGGGCTGGCCTGTGAGTGGTCATGGCAGGATCAGGTTGATATCGCCCAAACCGGCAACAGCAAAGGTAAGTTGCTCCAGCAATGGCTTGGCGAACAGGGCATCAGTATGAAAGACGTCGTGGCATTCGGCGATAACTTTAATGATATCAGTATGCTGGAAGGCGTTGGATTGGGCGTTGCCATGGGCAACAGCGCCGATGAAATCAAGGCGCGGGCCGATCTGGTGATTGGTAGCAATGAAGAACCCAGCATCGCAGAGGTTATCCGCACCCGCATTCTGGCATAA
- a CDS encoding sugar ABC transporter substrate-binding protein produces the protein MKKFTPALLALSLLTALPALANQNATIAPVPAAIANHNGPVRVAVIRNLGSDDNTTQFVSGVLEEGKKLGFKVSTFLSNGDDARFQDFVNQAISQKYDGIILSQGRDPYSTDLIKRIVDSGIAVSVFDTAVNGEIPGVTVTQQDDASLTNESLGQLVKDFNGNANIIKLWVAGFPPMERRQLAYQQILKANPGIKELESIGAVSSDVQGDTANKVGAVLAKYPKGKIDAIWGSWDAFSQGAYKALKENGRTEIKLYSIDISNQDLQLMREASSPWKVSVAVDPKLIGKVNLRLVANKIAGEPTPATYEFRAAAIPQALLASQPGAVNVAGLAKIIPGWGHTDDFIAPWFATLEAKQAK, from the coding sequence ATGAAGAAATTTACGCCTGCCCTGCTTGCACTGAGCTTACTGACAGCATTACCAGCACTGGCGAATCAGAACGCCACCATTGCCCCTGTTCCGGCAGCGATCGCCAATCATAATGGCCCGGTTCGTGTCGCCGTTATCCGTAATCTGGGATCGGATGACAACACGACCCAGTTCGTTTCCGGCGTGCTCGAAGAAGGCAAAAAATTGGGCTTCAAGGTCAGCACGTTCCTAAGCAACGGCGATGATGCCCGTTTTCAAGATTTCGTGAATCAGGCGATTAGCCAGAAATATGATGGCATCATCCTGTCGCAGGGTCGCGATCCCTACTCTACCGATTTGATTAAACGCATCGTCGACAGCGGCATTGCCGTTTCCGTGTTTGATACCGCCGTGAACGGCGAGATTCCAGGTGTGACCGTCACCCAGCAGGATGACGCCTCACTCACTAACGAATCACTCGGCCAACTGGTAAAGGATTTCAACGGCAACGCCAACATCATCAAACTGTGGGTCGCCGGCTTCCCGCCGATGGAACGCCGTCAGCTTGCTTATCAACAAATCCTGAAAGCCAACCCTGGCATCAAAGAGCTGGAATCAATTGGTGCCGTGTCTTCTGACGTACAGGGCGACACTGCCAATAAGGTCGGCGCAGTACTGGCGAAATATCCTAAAGGCAAAATCGATGCGATCTGGGGCTCGTGGGATGCCTTCAGCCAGGGTGCTTATAAAGCTCTGAAAGAAAATGGCCGGACTGAAATCAAACTGTACAGCATCGACATTTCCAATCAGGATTTACAACTGATGCGCGAAGCAAGCAGCCCGTGGAAAGTCAGCGTGGCCGTCGATCCTAAATTGATCGGTAAAGTGAATCTGCGTCTGGTTGCCAACAAGATTGCCGGTGAACCGACGCCAGCAACCTACGAGTTCCGTGCAGCCGCAATTCCACAGGCACTGTTAGCCAGCCAGCCGGGTGCAGTCAACGTCGCCGGATTGGCAAAAATCATCCCAGGCTGGGGCCATACGGATGATTTTATCGCACCATGGTTTGCTACACTGGAAGCCAAACAGGCGAAATAA
- a CDS encoding DUF2569 family protein gives MWAAIWVSYLHRSDRVKNTYQ, from the coding sequence ATTTGGGCGGCCATTTGGGTGTCGTATCTACACCGATCCGATAGAGTAAAGAACACATATCAATAG
- a CDS encoding esterase-like activity of phytase family protein, translating to MRTYHRFPLRWLTLALFTLLGLNHSFATQTSAATASPAELAGHVVIPVKSFIPAPNDAPADMKVSGKYTTGSRVTALNSVPAKSADRLTGLALPVEGQPLQGHSGIKHMPDGTYWVLTDNGYGTKVNSPDSLLYLNHYQMDFKNNTASRLETVFLHDPDKRVPFHIVNESSDKRYLTGADFDPESFQFADGSLWVGEEFGPYLIKADLTGKVQAVFDTYVDGKMVKSPDNATQPSPGTPGGKPSFQVSRSKGFEGMAVSKDGSKLYPLLEGALWDSARQEYENIAGKRYLRVLEFDVKKQIWTGRSWQYVLEDNQNAIGDFNMIDDRQGLIIERDSNEGTMDKACQAGATTTDCFSAPARFKRIYKVGFSDDNVGKPVDKSAYLDLMNIQDPNHLARKPLTQGVFTFPFMTIENVDVVDAHHIIVGNDNNFPFSSSRQPNAADDNEFILLDVKDFLTQ from the coding sequence ATGAGAACGTATCACCGTTTCCCCCTCCGTTGGCTAACGCTGGCACTTTTCACACTTCTGGGATTGAATCATTCATTTGCCACGCAGACATCGGCAGCCACTGCCTCTCCGGCTGAACTGGCGGGCCACGTGGTTATACCCGTAAAATCTTTTATTCCCGCGCCCAATGATGCCCCTGCGGACATGAAAGTCAGCGGTAAATACACGACAGGCTCACGCGTCACGGCGTTAAACAGCGTGCCGGCAAAATCGGCGGATCGACTAACGGGGCTTGCACTTCCCGTTGAAGGACAACCGCTGCAAGGCCATTCCGGAATTAAACACATGCCTGATGGCACCTATTGGGTGCTGACAGACAACGGTTATGGCACCAAAGTGAACTCCCCCGATTCACTTTTGTACCTGAACCACTACCAAATGGATTTTAAGAACAATACCGCCAGTCGACTGGAAACGGTATTCCTGCACGATCCCGATAAACGTGTGCCGTTCCACATCGTCAACGAAAGCTCAGACAAGCGTTACCTTACCGGTGCCGACTTCGACCCGGAAAGTTTTCAGTTTGCAGATGGCAGCTTATGGGTTGGTGAGGAGTTCGGCCCTTATCTCATCAAAGCGGACCTGACAGGAAAAGTACAAGCGGTATTCGATACCTATGTTGATGGCAAAATGGTGAAATCGCCAGACAATGCAACACAACCTTCCCCCGGTACGCCAGGCGGCAAACCGAGCTTTCAGGTGTCTCGCTCGAAAGGTTTTGAAGGCATGGCGGTCTCAAAAGATGGTTCAAAACTGTACCCACTGCTGGAAGGCGCATTATGGGACAGCGCACGCCAAGAGTATGAAAATATCGCGGGTAAACGTTATCTGCGCGTTCTGGAGTTTGATGTTAAAAAACAAATCTGGACAGGTCGTAGCTGGCAATACGTGCTGGAAGATAACCAGAACGCGATCGGCGATTTCAACATGATTGACGATAGGCAGGGGTTAATCATCGAACGTGACAGCAACGAAGGCACAATGGACAAAGCCTGTCAGGCAGGTGCAACCACCACGGACTGTTTCAGCGCACCGGCCCGCTTTAAGCGAATCTACAAAGTGGGGTTCTCAGATGACAATGTGGGTAAACCTGTCGATAAATCAGCTTACCTCGACCTCATGAACATTCAAGATCCCAACCATCTGGCACGTAAACCGCTAACGCAGGGTGTATTCACCTTCCCGTTTATGACGATCGAAAACGTCGATGTTGTTGATGCCCACCATATCATCGTCGGCAATGACAATAACTTCCCATTCTCATCCAGTCGTCAGCCCAATGCGGCGGATGATAATGAGTTTATACTGCTAGACGTAAAGGATTTTCTCACCCAATAA